In Clostridium sp. DL-VIII, the following proteins share a genomic window:
- a CDS encoding putative phage tail protein, protein MLDSNTLLGYQPDYYKTSKVMQQINNANANELNILNSRIDLIKLNYDIDTADANTLTRWEKEFKIKSLPNDSLDARRARVKSRFLGQGDFSEQMIKDIAKAYISEEIDVILDLPNFEFKIEFISNSGISKNIEDFFEVIEEVKTTYLRADYKITSNTNSVLSIKAFGLYGEEIRVLPYQITSISTNGNIDIGLAQTSGAETITVQPKEG, encoded by the coding sequence ATGTTGGATAGCAATACATTATTAGGATATCAGCCTGATTATTATAAAACATCTAAAGTTATGCAGCAAATTAATAATGCTAATGCTAACGAGTTGAACATATTAAACTCACGCATTGACCTTATAAAGCTGAACTATGACATAGATACAGCAGATGCAAATACTTTAACTAGATGGGAAAAAGAATTTAAAATAAAGAGTTTGCCTAATGATAGTTTAGATGCTAGAAGAGCACGAGTTAAGTCAAGGTTCTTGGGACAAGGTGATTTCTCTGAACAAATGATAAAGGATATTGCTAAAGCCTATATAAGTGAAGAGATAGATGTAATATTGGATTTACCTAATTTTGAATTTAAAATTGAGTTTATTTCTAATTCAGGAATATCAAAAAATATAGAAGACTTTTTTGAAGTTATAGAGGAAGTAAAAACCACATATTTAAGAGCAGATTACAAAATTACATCTAATACTAATAGTGTTTTATCTATAAAAGCATTTGGATTATATGGGGAAGAAATAAGAGTACTTCCATATCAAATAACTAGTATAAGTACAAATGGGAATATAGATATCGGTTTAGCACAAACAAGCGGAGCTGAAACAATAACAGTACAGCCTAAGGAGGGATAA
- a CDS encoding phage tail protein, translating into MAEQFYTIPTAIGKAKIANSIALGTKINLTTMKIGDSNGSYYNPNESQTDLVHSVYSCNINSVAVDEDNANWINIICALPSDVGDFYIREVGAFDDTGALISIGKYPETYKPIATNGSTKEIYIKMTLEVTSTSSIELKIDPTVVLATKKDIDILTNSINSITTHLSEKIELYIGETLPAIADRKKNTLYFKVTDTISTGTTENIKVSPTMGIKVI; encoded by the coding sequence ATGGCAGAACAATTTTATACAATACCGACTGCTATAGGTAAGGCAAAGATAGCTAATAGCATAGCACTAGGGACTAAAATTAATCTAACGACTATGAAAATTGGAGATAGTAATGGTAGTTACTATAATCCAAATGAAAGTCAAACTGACTTAGTACATTCGGTTTATTCTTGTAATATAAATTCGGTTGCGGTTGATGAGGATAATGCAAATTGGATCAATATAATATGTGCCCTTCCTTCAGATGTAGGAGATTTTTATATAAGAGAAGTAGGTGCATTTGATGATACTGGTGCTTTAATATCAATCGGTAAATATCCTGAGACATATAAACCAATTGCAACTAATGGCAGTACAAAAGAAATCTATATTAAAATGACATTAGAAGTAACCAGCACTAGCAGTATTGAACTAAAAATAGATCCAACGGTGGTACTTGCAACAAAGAAAGATATAGATATTTTAACCAATTCTATTAATTCAATTACTACACACTTGTCAGAAAAAATAGAATTGTACATTGGAGAGACATTACCAGCTATAGCTGACAGAAAGAAAAACACTTTATATTTTAAAGTAACAGATACAATAAGCACCGGTACTACAGAAAATATAAAAGTAAGTCCAACAATGGGTATAAAAGTAATTTAA